One Candidatus Binatia bacterium genomic region harbors:
- a CDS encoding nucleotidyltransferase family protein → MKVLVLAAGFATRLRPLTDKTPKPLLEVAGRTILDRMLDDLAATGAIHEVFLVTNHSHHHAFLEWRDRRCHEDPRLPIKILDDGATSNENRLGAVRDLGSAVAHWQLAGPLLVAAGDNLFDFNFDHFLQDHAGHPRSLVLAYPESDPVKLARSGVATLDSDGRILALVEKPPQPRGQWICPPVYLFEQDALAELPTFLDQAPDTDAPGNFVAWLAERKLVWAHRMQGARFDVGNLENYHAAADWLASRSREP, encoded by the coding sequence ATGAAAGTGCTCGTTCTCGCTGCAGGTTTTGCCACACGCCTTCGCCCCCTCACCGACAAGACCCCGAAGCCCCTTCTCGAGGTTGCCGGCCGGACCATTCTCGACCGCATGCTGGATGATCTCGCAGCGACCGGAGCGATCCATGAGGTTTTCCTCGTCACAAACCATTCTCATCACCACGCCTTCCTCGAATGGCGTGACCGGCGGTGCCACGAGGATCCTCGTCTTCCGATCAAGATCCTCGATGACGGCGCCACCAGCAACGAGAACCGCCTTGGCGCCGTTCGGGATCTCGGAAGCGCCGTCGCCCATTGGCAGCTGGCCGGCCCGCTCCTTGTCGCCGCAGGCGATAACCTCTTCGATTTCAACTTCGATCATTTTCTGCAAGACCATGCAGGGCATCCGCGCTCGCTGGTCCTCGCCTACCCCGAGAGCGACCCTGTGAAGCTCGCTCGTTCCGGTGTCGCAACGCTCGACAGCGATGGACGCATCCTTGCCCTGGTGGAGAAACCACCACAGCCCCGGGGACAATGGATTTGCCCGCCGGTCTACCTTTTCGAGCAGGACGCACTTGCCGAGCTGCCGACCTTCCTCGATCAGGCACCCGATACGGATGCCCCGGGGAACTTCGTGGCCTGGCTGGCCGAGCGCAAACTGGTCTGGGCACACCGAATGCAGGGGGCACGTTTCGACGTCGGCAATCTGGAGAATTACCATGCCGCTGCCGACTGGCTCGCGTCTCGAAGCCGGGAACCCTAA
- the pilO gene encoding type 4a pilus biogenesis protein PilO: MTDWIERFLGLEPRQKVGLILGLPLLILVFYYVFVVGPRIVETRELRQRVSDMREDRIRKEARTADREKKDAELRNVETALATAMAQLPDRKEIPDLLSSISLLGRDSGLDILVFRQRPEVYREFYAEVPVEMEVRGTYHQVAAFLDEVGRLDRIVNVSNIAVTNPEIDSGELLLKARSRVTTFRFLSEDEREKLAEEGKIEGGKAGKRS, translated from the coding sequence GTGACGGATTGGATCGAGCGTTTCCTTGGGCTGGAGCCTCGCCAGAAGGTTGGTTTGATCCTCGGTCTGCCGCTGCTGATCCTGGTCTTTTATTATGTCTTTGTTGTCGGCCCGCGAATCGTCGAGACTCGGGAACTCCGCCAGAGGGTGTCCGATATGCGGGAGGATCGGATTCGGAAAGAGGCCCGGACCGCGGATCGAGAGAAAAAGGACGCCGAGTTGCGTAACGTCGAGACCGCCTTGGCGACCGCCATGGCCCAGCTTCCCGACCGCAAGGAGATTCCGGACCTGCTGAGTTCGATTTCACTTCTCGGTCGCGATTCAGGTCTGGATATTCTTGTTTTTCGCCAACGTCCCGAGGTCTATCGCGAGTTTTATGCGGAAGTCCCCGTCGAAATGGAAGTGCGGGGTACCTATCATCAGGTCGCTGCGTTTCTTGACGAGGTCGGCCGGCTCGATCGCATCGTGAATGTCTCCAATATTGCAGTCACGAATCCCGAGATCGACAGCGGAGAACTTCTGCTCAAGGCACGATCCCGCGTCACCACATTCCGATTCTTGAGTGAGGATGAGCGCGAGAAGTTGGCCGAAGAGGGGAAAATCGAAGGCGGGAAAGCGGGGAAAAGGTCATGA
- the pilM gene encoding type IV pilus assembly protein PilM yields MSRLTASSGSLVVVDIGSSAVKLLEVRGSADAFEVVRAGLAPVPEGALANNTIQDSVAISDVIRRLVENLKVSSRQVITAVPGPAVIIKKALLELRPDEDLETLLMIEAQNFIPESLENVNLDYQVLRHEDAQAEVLLVAVRKDILDGFTGAIRQAGLEPSIVDVDYFALENMFLLNYGSPTADQNRTVALVNIGARYSSINILHNGTSTTTGDVQAGGGAITDDLVSSLGISYAEAERLQTGEDLGAAVAERALPILERGANDLGEGIVQALNFLCRTGSDDPLAAVYLAGGGARTPGLLEGLTQQLDIPVEMVDPFARVQIGRNLDPDVLQEMAPALAVAVGLGARRPGDA; encoded by the coding sequence TTGTCGCGGTTGACAGCGAGCAGTGGCAGTTTGGTGGTCGTCGATATCGGCTCGAGCGCCGTGAAGTTGCTGGAGGTGCGGGGCTCAGCGGATGCCTTTGAAGTCGTGCGCGCCGGCCTCGCGCCCGTGCCGGAAGGTGCCCTGGCCAACAATACGATTCAGGATAGCGTGGCGATCTCGGACGTGATCCGTCGCCTTGTCGAGAACCTGAAGGTTTCTTCACGGCAGGTGATCACGGCGGTTCCGGGGCCGGCGGTGATTATCAAAAAAGCCTTGCTCGAGTTACGTCCCGACGAAGATCTCGAAACGCTTTTGATGATCGAGGCCCAGAATTTCATTCCCGAAAGTCTCGAGAACGTGAATCTTGACTATCAGGTCCTGCGCCATGAGGATGCTCAGGCCGAGGTTCTGTTGGTCGCGGTTCGCAAGGATATCCTCGACGGTTTCACCGGAGCCATCCGACAGGCGGGTTTGGAGCCATCGATCGTGGATGTCGATTATTTCGCTCTCGAGAATATGTTCCTGCTCAACTACGGCTCGCCAACAGCCGATCAGAATCGAACGGTGGCTCTGGTCAATATAGGCGCGCGGTACTCGTCGATCAATATTCTTCATAATGGAACTTCGACGACCACCGGTGATGTGCAGGCCGGTGGCGGCGCGATTACGGATGATCTCGTCAGTTCGCTCGGAATCTCCTACGCAGAAGCGGAGCGCCTGCAAACCGGAGAAGATCTCGGGGCGGCCGTTGCGGAACGTGCCTTGCCCATTTTGGAACGCGGGGCGAACGACCTCGGCGAAGGTATTGTTCAGGCGCTGAATTTCCTCTGCCGTACCGGCAGCGATGATCCTCTGGCGGCGGTCTATCTGGCTGGTGGCGGTGCCCGCACGCCGGGCTTGCTCGAGGGGCTGACCCAGCAACTCGATATTCCGGTAGAGATGGTCGATCCGTTTGCTCGCGTTCAGATCGGTCGGAATCTGGACCCGGATGTGCTGCAGGAGATGGCGCCCGCGCTTGCGGTCGCCGTCGGGTTGGGTGCCCGAAGGCCGGGCGACGCGTGA
- a CDS encoding pilus assembly protein PilP has product MMRGLFLIVACLALVPLSASGAAAEYESEGKRDPFRPLSMMRTAKPDPITPLTPLQRYEIGQLKLVGIISRVEPPRAMVEDSSGLGFILTPGTPIGRNGGVVKDIRERGVVVEEWHTDIIGERHRKEIVMVLASDESEFQP; this is encoded by the coding sequence ATGATGAGGGGCCTGTTTCTGATTGTGGCTTGTCTGGCTCTGGTGCCATTGAGTGCCTCGGGTGCAGCCGCCGAATACGAGAGCGAAGGCAAAAGAGATCCCTTCCGCCCTCTGTCGATGATGCGAACGGCCAAGCCGGATCCGATTACGCCCCTCACGCCATTGCAACGGTATGAGATCGGCCAGTTGAAATTGGTCGGAATCATTTCTCGGGTGGAGCCGCCACGTGCGATGGTGGAAGACAGTTCGGGTTTGGGCTTCATTTTGACGCCCGGAACGCCGATTGGTCGAAACGGTGGCGTTGTTAAGGATATTCGGGAGCGGGGCGTGGTTGTGGAGGAGTGGCATACCGACATCATCGGCGAGCGGCACCGGAAGGAAATTGTGATGGTGCTGGCGTCCGACGAGAGCGAGTTTCAGCCATGA
- a CDS encoding galactokinase family protein: MTQEGPLRVLFAPYRICPIGAHIDHQGGTVLGQAIDVGTTLAFVPDDRPSLRLRSANYPDEVHVNLRQKEPPATLWGRYAWAAARACEDQLPRSARGLQGAVEGSLPGGGLSSSASFLIALQTALLSVNDIELSSLQRVHMARRAENEFVGLACGILDQASILGASKGHLLSIDANRETWEPIAPGPGVSRAKFLVCFSGAERQLATSGFNDRVAQCREAAAELSRLSGSSATTTLGAHDDAVFARYGDQLPGELRKRATHFFTERERVAQGTRAWKAGDLTSFGAAMRGSCESSIRNFEVGSPELLTLQEILDATPGVLGSRFSGAGFAGCVLALVDAVTAEACLESVREAYARACPALSARARFFIVTSDDGVRFS; the protein is encoded by the coding sequence ATGACGCAAGAAGGGCCCCTACGGGTTCTTTTTGCGCCGTATCGGATTTGTCCGATTGGTGCGCATATCGATCATCAGGGGGGAACCGTGCTCGGTCAGGCCATCGATGTCGGGACGACACTCGCCTTTGTTCCTGACGACCGCCCGTCCCTACGCTTGCGCAGTGCCAACTACCCTGACGAAGTTCACGTAAACCTCCGCCAGAAGGAACCGCCGGCCACTCTTTGGGGCCGCTATGCCTGGGCGGCCGCACGCGCCTGCGAAGACCAGCTGCCCCGCTCCGCCCGGGGTCTGCAAGGTGCCGTCGAAGGTTCGCTTCCCGGCGGTGGTCTCAGTTCCTCGGCCTCTTTTCTGATCGCCCTGCAGACCGCGTTATTATCGGTCAACGATATCGAACTGTCTTCGCTGCAGCGCGTCCATATGGCACGGCGTGCCGAAAACGAGTTTGTCGGGCTTGCGTGTGGCATTCTCGATCAGGCCTCCATTCTTGGTGCCAGCAAAGGCCACCTCCTTTCGATCGACGCCAACCGGGAAACCTGGGAGCCCATCGCACCGGGGCCCGGCGTCTCTCGCGCCAAATTCCTCGTCTGCTTTTCCGGGGCCGAGCGCCAGCTCGCCACCAGCGGGTTCAACGATCGCGTGGCACAATGTCGCGAGGCCGCGGCCGAACTCTCGCGCCTTTCCGGAAGCTCGGCCACGACAACTCTCGGCGCTCATGATGATGCAGTTTTCGCCCGATATGGTGATCAGTTACCGGGGGAGCTGCGCAAACGCGCGACGCATTTCTTCACCGAACGCGAACGTGTCGCGCAAGGAACTCGCGCATGGAAAGCTGGCGACCTGACCTCCTTCGGTGCCGCCATGCGGGGCTCATGCGAAAGTTCGATTCGTAATTTCGAAGTAGGCTCGCCCGAATTACTGACGCTGCAGGAGATCCTCGATGCAACCCCCGGTGTTCTGGGTTCGCGCTTCAGCGGTGCCGGTTTCGCCGGCTGCGTGCTCGCGCTGGTCGATGCAGTTACGGCCGAGGCTTGTCTGGAGTCGGTCCGCGAGGCCTATGCGCGGGCCTGCCCGGCTCTGAGCGCCCGCGCAAGGTTCTTTATCGTAACCAGCGATGATGGAGTTCGATTCTCATGA
- a CDS encoding PilN domain-containing protein, with translation MPREEARRAATRQRDQGFVVFALVGLLAVILLAEIWTRTQAADVQAEVRQNRAELTELDKRYQESLRTEARLRELSAKRDTIDLLERQRRGPVYVLEDLGAATPDALWLTEMSESDGSVVLKGQGLDNQTIALFMRQLETSPYFSRVDLVETKHLEKGQAELKEFTIRAQVAYAGVGPGPTAESAEGASS, from the coding sequence ATGCCTCGGGAAGAGGCGCGCCGAGCGGCGACGCGCCAGCGCGATCAGGGCTTTGTCGTGTTCGCTCTGGTGGGACTCCTGGCGGTGATTCTTCTGGCCGAGATCTGGACCCGCACTCAGGCTGCCGACGTACAGGCGGAGGTGCGCCAAAATCGCGCCGAACTGACCGAACTCGACAAACGTTATCAGGAGTCGCTGCGGACGGAGGCCCGGCTGCGCGAACTTTCGGCGAAACGGGACACGATCGATCTTCTCGAACGGCAACGTCGGGGGCCGGTATATGTTCTGGAGGATCTGGGTGCAGCCACGCCGGATGCCCTGTGGCTTACCGAAATGAGTGAAAGTGACGGGTCTGTGGTTCTGAAAGGTCAGGGCCTGGATAACCAGACAATCGCGCTTTTCATGCGTCAATTGGAAACATCACCGTATTTTTCCCGCGTTGATCTTGTCGAGACGAAACACCTCGAGAAAGGTCAGGCCGAGTTGAAGGAATTTACGATTCGGGCGCAGGTCGCCTATGCGGGTGTCGGGCCCGGACCGACGGCCGAGTCCGCCGAGGGGGCTTCCTCGTGA
- the pilQ gene encoding type IV pilus secretin PilQ, giving the protein MMGKEIIYYSLAAMVAMGCSAQQTSSVPREYRTEVSGAGVVSADPGDGRMASSVGTAPVVPRPFAPEGGLRVVDMRAAGDREGARVVVQFSRTPDEIRSFSLENPPRCVADIAGEVWDSAGQDQGETGVAMVPRFRIGRYSEKLRVVFELSPDSKETCLWEDQGSSLVMGVGAKPIGAPSRTVFAVTDPPPGASARAALVLAIATDGQVAPEPVLLRAVEETPPVVPTDVDPQLAAIREIEKEALRPAAAPAPAATTAPPRALPVPRNVASLAPDPEPVPQYRGKRITLEFKDADILNVMRIIADVAQRNIVATDDVSGRVTIVLHDVPWDQALDILLKSTGLEMVSYDDVLVVSTAKRLEQERKARLAARQAGRELEPLKTAYLRVNYVNPNEIARILRGGRSSAASSNEANARNRRGMLSGRGLVMVNEATNTIIVRDVADGVASAAELVRRLDVQTAQVAIQGLIFEADSETARELGVRWGASYVASPETGNPTGKNFPGRIGVGGAGPAGSAANGAPILVDFPAKGIAAGAGSTLGLVLGSLDGTSKLDAEITAIENDGKGKVISRPKVITLNNREAQIQSLEILRVKLPSTGTVINTGPGGSAGSNTTATQAIDTGIILRVTPQVSSDGYVLLQLFVKSSVPSSAETDGIPNEISRQATSQVLVRDGETVVIGGVYRQRAKKVEGGVPWLKDIPVLGWLFKNQATQDTRQELLVFITPRVVWRKDAPAELPSAADLWRERDRSAYEIFAPEMQGTSPLSTIP; this is encoded by the coding sequence ATGATGGGCAAAGAAATAATCTATTATAGCCTGGCCGCGATGGTCGCGATGGGCTGCAGCGCCCAGCAGACCTCTTCGGTGCCGCGCGAGTATCGCACCGAGGTTTCGGGCGCCGGCGTGGTGTCAGCCGATCCCGGCGACGGACGCATGGCCTCTTCGGTAGGGACAGCCCCGGTTGTCCCTCGCCCCTTCGCTCCGGAAGGCGGTCTGCGTGTGGTCGATATGCGGGCGGCCGGCGATCGGGAGGGTGCCAGAGTGGTTGTCCAGTTCTCCCGCACGCCCGATGAAATTCGGTCTTTTTCGCTGGAGAATCCTCCTCGTTGCGTCGCGGATATCGCCGGAGAAGTTTGGGATTCGGCCGGACAGGACCAGGGAGAGACCGGCGTCGCCATGGTGCCTCGTTTCCGTATTGGTCGTTATAGCGAAAAGCTTCGGGTCGTTTTCGAACTGTCTCCTGATTCGAAAGAAACTTGTCTCTGGGAAGATCAGGGCAGCTCTCTGGTAATGGGTGTCGGTGCGAAGCCGATCGGGGCCCCGTCGCGCACGGTATTTGCCGTCACGGACCCACCACCGGGAGCCAGCGCTCGTGCGGCTCTGGTGCTCGCCATTGCAACCGACGGGCAGGTTGCCCCCGAGCCGGTTCTCTTGCGCGCTGTCGAGGAAACACCTCCGGTGGTTCCGACAGACGTGGATCCGCAGCTTGCCGCGATTCGGGAAATCGAAAAAGAGGCTTTACGGCCGGCTGCCGCTCCGGCGCCGGCGGCTACGACTGCGCCGCCGCGCGCACTTCCGGTGCCGCGTAATGTGGCCAGTTTGGCGCCTGATCCCGAACCCGTACCTCAATACAGAGGAAAGCGAATTACCCTCGAGTTCAAGGATGCGGACATCCTGAATGTCATGCGCATCATTGCCGACGTGGCGCAGCGGAATATCGTGGCAACGGATGATGTTTCCGGACGGGTGACGATTGTTTTGCACGACGTCCCCTGGGACCAGGCCCTTGATATTCTGCTGAAATCAACTGGACTGGAGATGGTCTCCTACGACGATGTGCTGGTGGTCTCGACTGCCAAGCGACTGGAGCAGGAGCGCAAGGCGCGGTTGGCCGCTCGGCAGGCCGGTCGTGAACTCGAACCATTGAAGACTGCTTACCTTCGCGTCAATTATGTGAACCCCAATGAAATCGCCCGTATCTTGCGGGGGGGGCGGAGCTCCGCAGCATCCTCAAATGAAGCGAACGCGCGGAATCGCCGCGGCATGCTTTCGGGCCGCGGCCTGGTGATGGTGAACGAAGCGACCAATACAATTATTGTTCGTGATGTGGCCGATGGTGTGGCGAGCGCTGCAGAGTTGGTGCGCCGACTCGATGTCCAGACCGCGCAGGTGGCCATTCAGGGTTTGATCTTTGAGGCGGACTCCGAGACGGCTCGTGAGTTGGGTGTCCGTTGGGGTGCTTCCTATGTTGCGAGCCCGGAAACCGGAAATCCGACCGGAAAGAATTTCCCCGGTCGCATCGGTGTTGGTGGAGCAGGCCCGGCGGGTTCCGCCGCAAACGGGGCGCCGATTCTGGTCGATTTTCCCGCCAAGGGGATCGCAGCGGGAGCCGGCAGCACTTTGGGGCTGGTCCTGGGCTCGCTCGATGGCACCTCGAAGCTCGACGCAGAAATCACCGCAATCGAGAATGACGGCAAAGGCAAGGTCATTTCTCGGCCCAAGGTGATTACGCTGAACAATCGCGAGGCACAGATTCAGAGCCTCGAGATTCTTCGTGTGAAACTCCCCAGTACCGGGACTGTCATCAATACCGGCCCGGGTGGCTCGGCTGGATCCAATACGACAGCAACTCAGGCGATCGATACCGGGATTATCCTGCGCGTGACACCGCAGGTCTCGAGCGATGGTTATGTGCTGCTCCAGCTATTTGTGAAATCCAGCGTCCCGAGTTCTGCCGAGACGGACGGGATTCCCAACGAGATCAGCCGACAGGCGACCTCGCAGGTTCTGGTGCGCGACGGGGAAACCGTCGTGATCGGTGGCGTATACCGCCAGCGGGCGAAGAAAGTTGAGGGTGGTGTTCCCTGGCTCAAGGATATCCCGGTTCTGGGATGGCTCTTCAAGAATCAGGCGACTCAGGATACTCGGCAGGAACTGCTGGTTTTCATCACACCTCGCGTGGTCTGGCGTAAGGATGCACCGGCAGAACTTCCGTCCGCTGCGGATCTCTGGCGTGAGCGCGACCGAAGCGCTTATGAAATCTTCGCACCTGAAATGCAGGGGACATCGCCGCTCTCGACGATCCCCTAG
- a CDS encoding DUF3604 domain-containing protein: protein MRKILRYIVLPMGLLAMALVGLTLFLSEGVTGKLHPRGTPGQSPLPPEHVAARAQARVLANEELDAENSRQILFGDLHVHTTFSADAFVFSLPLMQGEGAHPPADACDFARFCAELDFWSINDHAESITPRQWTETRESIRECNAVAGDSQNPDTVAFLGWEWTQSSPESFAGTHWGHKNILLAGIEDDETPTRPIGAGAGGLFSQVEIPGFVWAVIRAGLAAGDFPNNLGPYLDFNQWAREVRGLEACPQDVPVRELPPDCLEGAPDPADLFAKLDDWGYPALVIPHGTAWGIHAPPDADLGEQLKNGQHDPTRQRLFEVYSGHGNSELWRDLRDTEIDADGQVSCAEPRNGYEPCCWRAGEIIRSRCEGLSEITCEERIQQARRWYLELPGNLAKEVVPGAVPNDWGECGQLAGTFLPAMEYRPKMSAQYGLARRPAGAASTDAEAFRFGLIGSSDNHKARAGAGYKEIGRKAFGDAYGLRDDWHNRLKPEPEAPSSRPVPPEEIRGSMPFADPGAERNASYYYTAGLVAVHADGRDRGSIFNALEARRTYGTSGPRILLHFDLENGPDGLTPMGSDVSLRDTPRFTVRAVGDFRQLPGCPEITRDRLTAARLRDLCLDECYHPSDERHLVDRIEVVRIRPQQYPEEPLQDLVEDPWRVFPCPPDEAGCVISFEDSEFTDEARETVYYVRALQEPTLAVNGDPMRCDRDDDGTCLQGNLCPAAGPDADPDDPCLSLVRERAWSSPIFVRHGGEGSAEN, encoded by the coding sequence GTGAGAAAAATTCTCCGCTATATCGTCCTCCCCATGGGCCTGCTCGCAATGGCTCTCGTCGGGCTGACGCTATTTCTCTCCGAAGGGGTTACCGGGAAGCTGCATCCCCGCGGAACGCCGGGGCAGAGCCCGCTGCCGCCCGAACACGTCGCCGCGCGGGCGCAGGCCCGCGTGCTGGCGAACGAGGAACTCGACGCAGAGAACTCTCGCCAGATCTTGTTCGGAGATCTCCACGTCCACACGACTTTTTCCGCCGATGCTTTCGTTTTCAGCCTTCCCCTGATGCAGGGCGAGGGTGCTCACCCCCCAGCGGATGCCTGCGATTTTGCCCGCTTCTGCGCCGAACTCGATTTCTGGAGCATCAATGACCACGCGGAATCGATCACCCCGCGCCAATGGACCGAGACCCGCGAGTCGATCCGCGAATGCAATGCCGTCGCCGGAGATTCGCAAAACCCGGATACCGTCGCCTTTCTCGGCTGGGAGTGGACCCAGAGCAGCCCGGAATCATTTGCAGGGACGCATTGGGGTCATAAAAATATTCTTCTGGCCGGAATCGAGGACGACGAGACACCTACCCGCCCTATCGGGGCCGGTGCCGGTGGGCTCTTTTCGCAAGTCGAGATTCCCGGATTTGTCTGGGCGGTCATCCGCGCCGGACTGGCCGCGGGGGATTTCCCCAATAATCTCGGGCCTTATCTAGATTTCAATCAGTGGGCCCGGGAAGTCCGGGGCCTCGAGGCCTGCCCGCAGGACGTGCCCGTCCGCGAACTGCCCCCGGACTGCCTTGAAGGGGCCCCAGATCCTGCCGACCTTTTCGCCAAGCTCGACGACTGGGGCTACCCGGCATTGGTGATTCCGCACGGCACCGCGTGGGGCATCCACGCGCCGCCGGACGCCGACCTGGGAGAGCAGCTGAAAAACGGTCAGCATGACCCGACACGGCAACGACTTTTTGAGGTCTATTCGGGCCACGGCAACAGCGAATTATGGCGCGACCTGCGAGACACCGAGATTGATGCAGACGGCCAGGTCAGCTGTGCTGAGCCGCGTAATGGCTACGAGCCCTGTTGCTGGCGAGCCGGCGAGATCATTCGCTCCCGCTGCGAAGGCCTCTCGGAAATCACCTGCGAGGAACGGATCCAACAGGCACGACGTTGGTACCTGGAACTGCCCGGGAACCTGGCCAAGGAGGTCGTCCCGGGTGCGGTTCCGAACGATTGGGGAGAATGTGGACAGCTCGCGGGGACCTTCCTGCCTGCGATGGAATACCGACCAAAAATGAGTGCCCAGTACGGGCTGGCACGACGGCCCGCGGGGGCCGCGTCTACCGACGCGGAGGCCTTTCGCTTCGGCCTCATCGGCTCCAGCGACAACCACAAGGCCCGCGCAGGGGCCGGCTACAAGGAGATCGGCCGAAAAGCCTTTGGCGATGCCTACGGGCTCCGCGATGACTGGCATAACCGTCTCAAGCCGGAACCCGAAGCGCCCAGCAGTCGCCCCGTGCCGCCGGAGGAAATTCGCGGCAGCATGCCGTTTGCCGATCCCGGGGCCGAGAGAAATGCCTCGTATTATTATACAGCCGGCCTGGTCGCGGTTCATGCCGACGGTCGCGATCGAGGCTCGATTTTCAACGCCCTCGAAGCCCGCCGCACATACGGTACCAGCGGCCCGCGTATTCTGCTCCACTTCGATCTCGAGAACGGACCCGATGGCCTGACGCCGATGGGTAGCGATGTCTCCTTGCGCGATACGCCGCGATTTACCGTGCGAGCGGTGGGAGATTTTCGTCAACTCCCGGGATGTCCCGAAATCACCCGCGATCGCCTGACCGCCGCAAGGCTCCGCGACCTTTGCCTTGACGAGTGCTACCACCCTTCCGACGAGCGTCATCTTGTCGACCGGATCGAAGTGGTTCGCATTCGACCACAGCAATATCCCGAAGAACCGCTTCAGGATCTCGTGGAAGACCCCTGGCGCGTTTTCCCCTGCCCGCCCGATGAGGCGGGATGCGTTATCAGCTTCGAGGATTCGGAATTTACGGACGAGGCACGAGAGACGGTCTACTATGTCCGCGCGTTGCAGGAACCCACGCTCGCGGTCAACGGCGACCCGATGCGCTGCGACCGGGACGATGACGGCACTTGCCTGCAGGGGAATCTCTGCCCCGCCGCAGGTCCCGATGCCGACCCCGACGACCCCTGTCTCTCTCTGGTGCGCGAGAGAGCCTGGTCCTCCCCGATCTTTGTCAGACACGGGGGCGAGGGCTCTGCTGAAAACTAG
- a CDS encoding pyridoxine 5'-phosphate synthase — protein MPQLSVNINKIATLRNSRGGQVPSVVGAARVCVEAGAPGITVHPRQDERHITRQDALDLAAFLKPHRENVELNLEGDLRPDFLSLLREIRPHQATLVPVLPGEITSQGGWPVDTPREELAGAIAELQSLGMRVSVFVDPTRDAIEWAAGIGTDRVELYTEPFAAAFAADRAAGAHQFGIYSEAAEQAHALGLGINAGHDLDLANLELFAGLPHLDEVSIGHALISEAVFHGLATVVRAYLEKLQVS, from the coding sequence ATGCCTCAGCTGAGTGTGAATATCAACAAGATCGCGACCCTGCGGAATTCTCGTGGTGGCCAGGTGCCCAGCGTGGTGGGCGCGGCCCGGGTCTGTGTCGAGGCGGGGGCCCCGGGGATTACCGTGCATCCGCGACAGGATGAGCGTCATATTACGCGGCAGGATGCCCTCGACCTCGCGGCCTTTCTGAAGCCGCATCGGGAAAACGTCGAGTTGAACCTGGAGGGCGACCTCCGTCCCGACTTTTTGTCTCTATTGCGCGAAATCCGCCCCCATCAGGCGACTCTGGTGCCGGTTCTGCCCGGCGAGATCACCAGTCAGGGCGGTTGGCCGGTGGATACTCCGCGGGAAGAGCTCGCGGGTGCGATCGCCGAACTCCAGAGTCTCGGGATGCGAGTTTCCGTCTTTGTGGACCCCACTCGGGATGCGATCGAGTGGGCGGCCGGGATCGGTACGGATCGAGTCGAGCTCTATACGGAGCCGTTTGCGGCGGCATTTGCCGCAGATCGGGCAGCCGGAGCTCACCAGTTCGGCATTTACTCCGAGGCCGCCGAGCAGGCCCATGCGTTGGGCCTGGGGATCAATGCCGGCCACGATCTCGATCTGGCGAATCTGGAATTATTTGCCGGCCTGCCGCACCTCGATGAGGTCTCCATCGGCCATGCCTTGATCAGCGAGGCGGTCTTTCACGGTCTGGCGACGGTCGTGCGGGCGTACCTCGAGAAACTTCAGGTTTCCTGA